The Homalodisca vitripennis isolate AUS2020 chromosome 7, UT_GWSS_2.1, whole genome shotgun sequence DNA segment ACGAAATCGTCACTGATAAGCTTGGCTTCCAcaagttttgtgcaagatgggtactgAAAATCCTGACCGACGTCCACAAAAAACCAGCGCATGACTGCAGCGTTAACAATTTTGGAAGCTTACGATAAAGAGGGTGAATCACTACTCGATCGCATCGTAACtggcgatgaaacatgggtaAAACATGTTAACTGCGAGACCAAATTGCAGTCAATGGACTGGTGACACACAAGTTCCCCtcacaaaccaagaaaatgtttgcaaacgaTGTCGGCAAGAAGGTTAAGGCGACCGTTTTTTTTGGGACAAGAAAGGTGTAATTCTTGTTGATTTCCTGTAACGAGGCACTAAAATCAACTCAGAAATTGCCAAACGTTAAACAACCTCAGATGAGCGATCCAAAACAAGCGTAGGGGAAAGTTGAGCTTGAAAAATTCTGTTGATTCACGATAACGCTCAACCTCACATGGGAAATCGCACACGTGAAGTTCTCGAATCATTCCAGTGGGAGTTGTTTCctcatccaccatacagcccggatcttgcaccaagtgactaccacttgttcccaaCAATGAAGAAGTGGCTGGCAACGCAGCGCTTTGACGACAACGCAGAGCTGCACCAAGAAGTGACAAACTGGTTGAAGACACAAGCGGCAGAATTTTATGAGGAAGGCATTGCTAAGCTCATCCATcaatatgataagtgcctaaatttgaatggcgactatgttaaaaagtagtatttaagtgtggctttcaaatgtatataatacaaattttgtcctatactttgttaatttttaattccaaaacgtaTTCTACTTTCCGAATAGCCCTCGTATATTCCCTACATATACAGCGTGTGTCAGTTAGGAGGGTTATAGTAAGAGGCTTATCCAGAAGTTCCCATTTAGATTATAATAGAGTGTCCAGTAAGTTCTGGAAGGGCTTAATATTATTATAGCCATTGTAAAGAAAGCTACAAAACTTCACATACTGCTAGTTAAAAAAGAACGcacatgaaaaaataattaccaCTTATTCAGTGGACCACTATACTCCCGGGTAACAGCTTGCAAGAAGTCAgtggaaaagttttaaatgcaGCCTAGGTCAAGTAGCATATCAAATTTAAGGTATTTATGAGCGACATACCTATCCTCAGCAGGTAGAATCTGACCAAAATGGCAgcttatcaaagtttaaaaacgATGTAATCAGCTTTAGAATAATTTTCGTATATCATATATATGAAGAGCAAGCACAACACTGTGgcataaaaaattttcaaacaccaaactaaaggttttaatcaatataacacaatttatattttatttgtttgttttaaagtcGCCGGAAGCCAACTATGTTTGCATAAGGGATAATTAATGTTGCACAACTGATCTCATAATGCACATCAATATTACAGGGTCAATTTAAAATGATGACTTATTAATGTATTCATGTCTCATTTACATTGTAACCTGCAGAAATAAAGAATATCAATTATAAATTTCTTGtaagaaaactacaaaaaagtCGATACTAAACATagcaaaaaatgtatattcaaaaatccttattcataatttttttttttttttaagattgcttttaaatgctaaaaaatactaattatatgaCTTTTTCTACAAAGCAAAATATAATAGCACTACAAATAACAATCTCTATTGAACTATCaacattacaaaatcaataatacaacatttttatggtTAGAAATTGTTAATAATCTTAGTTAGAATTTTCATGTAGAAAAAATTGACAAATGATTTCTTTCAGGATTATACATGAAGGAGAATGGTGCTTCTGTGTACAAGATACATTAAAATCCATCTATTTTGCCCACGTGCATTAACACATAACTTGAGCCTCATCCACACTGCAGGCTATGTATATAGACAGTCAGCAGATTGTCTGCCAGCACAGTTTTTTATTCAAGTTTCCAACTTGTTTTACGTTCACACTAGCCAGCCAGTGTTTGTTGATATGGCGACGAGGACGTGGTCGTAGCTTGTGCGTGCTTTATCTTCCTAAACCATGGGGCTAATATCCTGGGAAAGAACCGATGGTGGACCCACAAGTTTCTAGAAGAAAGTTCGCACTAtggtaaaaactttaattatcgttttttatttcaatttttgtagTTACATCTCACAATAATGGACGGGAATGCAATTCTTCGCTCAGTTTCATAGTCAAATCTTGATTCCACATGGTCATTTTAACTAGTAAACCtggaaaattcaacaaaaaactgATTTCACTGTGAATTAGTCAACAGATCACAACGCGCACAATGTGTGCCTCAACTGCGTTCCGCAGGATATTGTGCATTGTATCCGGTCTCTTATCAAAAGACACATGCAgacttgaaataaaatacttgtatCTTGTCTCCACGTTTcccatttattttgaaaacagaaaatattgtattttgtctCCAAAACCGTAGACTTGACAGTTAGCAGATTAGCTGCAAACATCACCAGATAAAAAAGGAAACAGTGTGGGGATAGTCAGCCAATGTTTCCGCAGACAAGTCTGTGAGTGTTTGGACGAGGCTTTACAATTTGGCTTACAATTACAACTTAGTGGGACATCAAAAAGGAACCTTCTTACTATTTCAAAAGAAGGCAATAAGAATCATTCTGAAACAAAACTTATCAGAAATGAAATGTaactaatttgtataaacaatttcataataaatctCTTTGTAAATCGCAACAGAATGATATTAATAGCAAATATTAATTGGATTGCCATGCAGGAGAAAATGTTTTAGTGAGTTGTTCACTACATAAAAGACAATTGTCACTGTTaagttacaattaattactttgtGTTATTGCAATTGTACATTAgaatgtacttttaaaatttatattttgacactatattgtatatatggtcaacacaaaataattatgCTTGATTCTGAAGTactgttaataaataatgatttttttttaagtgaaagtaGTGACCCGGGTTTCCCAGCTGGTGGAGCAATTTGCAATCACCATTCTTTATCTATGTGGTAAGACAGCAACTGTCCAAAATTCCTTCTCCTTCGTTATACAGAGAAAGAAGGTCTGCGGCAGGActtattctttttgttttgtgATCATCGGTAAACAATTTTGGTATCCAACGATCACAAAACTTGTGGTAGCTTTGTTTTCTGTCACTATCTCATTTAAAAGACTGagaaatttgagaaaaattatcaaaaagttCCGAAATACGATGGTTATGATCAActtttttcattcattttgttCAGTAGGTTATCTCTGACAAGAGGAGGCCTACTGCCTCTTTCTTCACCGTGATTGTTTCTTCTtccatcttttttttttttttattgcacccATTGGcatactttacttttacttatgTTTGGACCATAAACCACACACAATTCACAATGAATTTCAGTGTGATTTTGGCCCAAATAAATCTTGTAACACCACACACTTCACACTTATTGAGATTTTCTATTGCTGTACTCATGATTCGATGTTATAACTGGACAACTCGCAAATCAACGATGATCCGTCTTGGACAGTTGGAAGCATACTGAACCACTCTACACACTTGGCGATGGTATGCCAAATACTTCTTGTGCTATGAATAATCAGTGGTTACTTCCTGGATAACCTTCATACTTCTTTCCCTTTTGacaatgacaataaaaatataaataaaattaatagcttTCAACAACAACTTAGTAAATTTACTTAGTACGGAGTTAAACTATAATGAAACACTAACCAGGACAAGAAAAAAATTACCACAAATTACTTTTCCAAGGACAAAAGGGAGAGTTACTTACTGATCTATGCAGAGGTTCCCAATAAAATGTAAGGGCAGCCCAAGGATTTTCTTCCTGTAACATACACAAAAGTGACCTATTAGttagtaagtaaaaatattatagaacctTTACTGGCATACTTTTAGAATTTCACCACTAATTATTGGCatgaaaatgttgaaattctttgtattttgaaaatgatttctTCTTGGCTTTAACAAAATAGCTATATGCTAAAATCCATGAACGTGCAAATTACAAATGAGCTTGTTAGCTTATGGTGTAGTTTTGAACTTGTCTTAAAGATTGAGAGTTATTAAATTCTATTGAACACctcttttaacttttaacatcCCATGGCCATTCATTTAGTTATAAGAGCATTTAATTCCAAAGTACCACcatctatattaaaaatgtttaaatgtaatttataatttttttaattataacacctaattaataaggaatatatttaaaaagtatctgTATTAGCGGAAAAAGGGTGAAAGTAAAGAAGGGATTAACTTACAGTTTTGACACTTATAATCTTTCATAGTAGTTCCCTCTTTatgccacaaactttgccaagcACTGTTTCCAATACTTAATAGTAAAGCAAGTTTTAAAGTCGCTTTTTGGTACCTCAAGAATTTGCTGTCACAGTTTTTGTACCTCCACTAGACCTTAAAATAGGGCTGTCTTTCAACTGACATTTCATTTTGGAGAGCAAAAAGTGATAAGTAGCAATACCAGGTGAGTAGGAGCGCTGTTGGAACTGTGTAATTTGATGCTTAGCCTAAAACCACTGAACAAGTTACGGTTTGTGAGCTGTTGGAGTGCAATCATGATGGAGTTGTAATTTTAGTCTAGGTAtcgattttttaattttcaatctacAAACACTACTATCTAATTGCTGGAGtaacagttataatatttaaagactaTTACTTACCAAATCTTTCCCTTTTCTGCTATTGTAATGTGTGTAAAACTTGAAACCATCCATGCCATATCCTTTCAACAAGAGATATCTAGCAGACGGCCTGCCTTCCCTGCAACAGCCGCTCTTCTTTAGCGTAATGGATATAATTTAATGTTCATGACTTTTACACAAGATATTTTAATGAGTGATAGTTAATTAAAACTTGAACtggcaataaaaattgtaatcgGGGGTGACAATCAACGTTATAATGTCAATCTGACACgcactcgttttgaaagtttaaatagtatataagTCAACACTACCACcattatttatataccatttcaaacagaaaagAATTATTGCGGATTTCAATTTGTTGTGATGTTTTGGCAACAATGATGTCACAGTGATATTATAAACTTACCAGAACAATCGTCTTCATCTAACCATTTTGAAGTAAGTGTCTGCTATTTTGGTCTTTATATTTagtcacaaaatatatttaaatatattataaaatatatgtaatttcatGAGATAGTGCTAATTACTTATAAGCGAGTTTATTGTGGATCTGTTTAAATCGATATATAGTGTTTATGTAGTAATTCCATGGTTTTATATGTGATATGTTGTAATTAATAAGCCCaggtcttcttcttcttcttctatgggacggcctattgccatgcacttcagcctcaagggccttttgtgcaCCCCGGAAGCAGACCATGAGGCTTACCAGTCTACGGTTTTCAGTacttccacaaaccgccgaaaacaacctatcaggccctcctggggaaattcactacccttgtccaaactaccaaagatggcatacagCTCCCCTGCTATTGCAGGACAGCCAAAGAGCAGGTATTCAgaagtctcctcctgctcatgaCACATTCTACAGAGGTGACCATGGCCCATAATTAGACCCATGAAGACACCAATCTACTTAAGGAGAGAAGGTCAAATGCCACCTTGACAAGTGTGGAAGTGTGTTATTAACAATGCATGATTTGAAAGtcactttaaaatacaatagatttcttcatttaaatacatttttattaaatctaaacttaaaagggatttgtaagtCTATATGTAATTTTAGTTCTTATTACAGAAAGTAACTATATTCATCTCAggcttatatttgttttttttttctaaacgaGTCTCGAACTCTCAAGTATCAAACtaaccttttaaaaattgtttccaaaCATGTAAAGAAACCTTGGCTGGGAAATACatgattacaaattaaatagGAACTATCCTCtctgttgtataatattttactggcaggtaatttttaaacactttctaTTGTTTGGCAGGCAAGTAaatcaatttgaattatttaGGCTAAAATAGAATTGCTATCAATCTTCTAAGGAACTACACGCATTGGCTGTTACAGCCATTGCATCACAGATGGATGATTCACTCTTGTGGTAGAATGCCTCTTACAATATCATGAACTTAAAAATTCTTCATTCCAGTACGTCTCGCTTATGAGCAACCAAATTGGATTAAGACCCTATTGATTTGTCTTGTATTAGTAGTTAAACTGTTTTACAAGTAAACTGTGAGTATATTTTCATGACTATAACAGGTGTTGAGGCAATTTTCTTCAATcttgtactaaaattattttcagttaatattgaaataataaggTGAAGATCGTAAAAATCTTAGAAACAAAGTTACTTACTTGGATGCTGTGGCAACACACATAGCATTAGCTTCAGCGATTCCAGGGGTTCTAGCAGCTTCCTCAAACCATATCTTAAACTGGCTGATTGGGTCTTTAGACTGCAAGTCCGATTCAAGGAATGTTTGATTTTTCTCATGATACTTTGTACGCATATCTGCAAATACAGTATGCATATACAAGAAATGTGAAATACAGCAATACATTGTTTTGAAAATCTTGGATAGCCATGATTTGTCATGCTAAGTAACCAAAGATGCAACAATATTTAACTGTGTTATGTGAATAACTTAAGTTTGTGTatggaaaattgtaattttatctatATAGGCTACTGTTGTCCatcaagtaatattattttcataatttagggCTCACCATTTTATTGAAATAGCTcatataaacaaagtaaaataaaacatagataAAAAATAGTTAAGACAAATAAAACCAAAGGTAAACCGATCCATACTAGCCTATCAGCATTTGGTCATTGTTGCATTGTTAAATCAGCATCATTGCTATGTTGCTAACATCAACATCCACTAACTGGCTATTATACAATGCAACTTAATTATGTACTCAAAACATCAGAATCATAAGCAGTTCAATCTATCAAGCAATTGTTTATGATCTATGATTTTTGACAATTCCCCAATAGataatattctttacaaaaatcaatttttcttcaagagaatttagaacagtttattgaaattacttaGGCTGTAGCCTAGtcgtaaaaataaagaatataaattaattatgttttaagtttacaaaaaaattatcctTAACATTGTTCAtacaagaataatttaataaatttttatttgtgttttccaTATCCTGCATCCAACATGAGTCATAATTTTGTCTAATGAACGCATTCCCATTGCTGTGCTGATGAAAATTGAATGATtgttggagtgtttgttttcaaattaaatcattaatttaataaatgagcAAAACTAATGTAACCATAACTTATATGCAATCTACTTATAATGCTAGTAATTTCCAAAACCATCAGTTTCCTGGTTTTAAACAACATGATTACACAACGAACTTATAAAATTTCTCTCTGAAAAAagatgacaaattaaaaaaattaatttcacagtATTTCTGCTTACATAATCCACACtcaatcatataaataattttccaaattaaattacagtattagaATTAATGCGCTGCGGTAGTTGTGTGATGAACACCACAGTTATCCACAAGGCAGGAAAGGTTACTTGTGATGGTTGTTCATTCTGTACTAAGCTGTTCTATCCACAGAACACTCAGTTTTAAAAGCCATCAGGCACATATAAAGATGAAAAATATAGATAACAAGAAGCACAGTGCATAAATATAACCACAGACATTTCAATTTCTAATATCAAAAAGCAGTTAGTAATAACATTTTGCACCCCTAAAGTTTTGTTCAGAATGAGcagaatacaaaaattatgaatgGCAACTCTGGCTATTAACCTCACTTACAACTTGAGATTGGGTTAGACCTTAATAAGCTGCCTACATTCGTTATTTGATTCCTATTAtcgaatggtttgattgtttttatctgaaggattattcaatattacaattgatttaacttatcatatgattccaacttattagttatagtaattttaatgtaaacaataaacaagaagtaactaatattttgagactttgaaaatggcgatgaatatgaggaaaatatgcaagatatttctcacaagtgacgagatttgtttgggtagggtacaataagcggacccggttttttatatcgaagaatgtaatcatcaatcTATATTCtcatctcaaatcctagattatcaatcgatataaaagtatctatagtcctcagtaacaatcatatgttttaaattaaaatatgaatttaatatttacagtgataaaacaaattattataaccaaaattaggaaaactgaagacgaccatatttgttcctctcaaagttacaattttttctttcccacaatgggtttttcggtacgagtccaacatatTGAAGCCCCGAAAAACACGTCTTCTCATCTTTCAAaacaatgtcgtgtagttttctaaaatcgACTGCCCTTTTTAATagtcaaatgttacttatataaaactgaaatattaccttacgtgtattatttgaaagtgtttacagctgttgatatggattatagttaattgttcaaaataattaatcagtatcgattcaTTATATCAATGGTCATGATTacgtaatatcgtttgccaatttcgatataaaaaaccaggtccgcttatcgtaccaaacccatttgtttaaataacttcaacatgtgggtttggctcctggtaacacatggggaaAATTCTTTCAatcatttcacaaaagcggttacttattgatatcaagctcaGCAAGCTATAAACATTGTAAGGTTTCTGTGATATCTAAGTCTaagccatagttggttttgtaatgttattgtaaaatttgtgtatataaaattataatgtacacGATTCGTCTTGTTACAGGAACTTATTAGAACTCTTATTTTGTGAGTgtgtacacatatatatatatatatatatactagctgtttcccgcggcttcgcacgcttttcgtaagttttgcccgcgtatgagcatttctggttgaagtaaattatatttccaaccccgatgtagattttaccttgatgtcacgatcaagaaaatatgtcaaaaatgtattgtacatgcataatgtattttattacaaagtggtctaccactcaacctttaagttcaaccaaaaatttagtttagacaattatacatcataacttagtgccttcaaatagtgtttcactgtttaatatacgtatctatctcgtaattgcaggttataatgtgcaggcgctttgaaaacttttcttcattttattcgtttatattcacgacataagcgaataattcagataataactatcctatcttctaagttagactaaattacggatacatgtgaaatttgattgaaattggttcagtcgttttggagtttattggcaacatacatcgtgactcaagatttttatatatataaagataggCTATTGGATTATTGCATTGGTTGATAATAGCAATCAAATCagagtgtaggctgcttattaaagtctcccctgAGATTGTTTTAATGGATGTCACTGTTTAAGTAGTAGCCTATTACATAGGCTTGCCAGACGTCCCGGTTTGACCGGGACAGTCCCGGTTTTGAATTACGATCCCGGTGTCCCGGCCGGTTCACTACGCGTCCCGGATTAATTGAAATTTGATCCTATCCTAGGCTCTTGTACATAAGATCGCATTCATATTAAACAAGAATTTGATGGATTTTATGACAGATGCATCGCATATTTGAACCTTTGGGAGAATAGCTTTGGACACGCTGAGAAATTTTCCTGGGTAGATCTGGCCACACAAAATGTTCTTTCATAGGAAAATGTTGAACGTTCCGCTGAACTTATCAATGGAAGTCTTCCTAATCATGGCGATCTAAAAGTGAACGTTGACTTTTTGTTTGACGAAGTTGTTCTTGCCAAAGACTATTTTCAATCCATCTGGGAGAAGTGGACAGAGAAAGAAGCTCTAAGTGATAAGCGTATTCCAAGTGAATAGAAATGGCTGAGGTTGTTTTCTCACTTTAAAGAAAACCATATAACAGCAAAcaacctatttaaaattattgagtacGTGTTCTGCATGCCGGGGACATCAGCACCGGTTTGAAAGGGTGTTCTCCTTGATGAACAATGTGTGGACTGATGATCGTGGTTTGATGAAAGAGTCAACGGTAAAAGGTTTGATGACTTGTAAAATTAACGTTGGCCTCAGCTGTGAAGAATTTTACACCAAAATAAAAAGCATGAAAGAAGTGCTGAAAATGACGAAAAATACaagcaaaatgtaaaatcttaatcttaaacttattttaatgtgtgTTTGTCTTTTGCCATGTTAACGagaataacatttattcattttcatttataaattataatataatgtctaATTTACTTGTTACTAATTTACCTGCAAATACCTATATTTTTTCCAGACCCCAGGCTCTTCTGATGGGCGGACCCCCCAGCCCCCCCCCTTTTTTGTCCCGGTTGAGCTTTCAGAAAATCTGGCAAGCCTACTATTACATAACCTTGTTTCCATGTTTTAATCCATTCAAGCTAACCTGCATTCGATTAAAGACTAAATATATAAGAGTAGTCTTACCTTCCACTTTCAGTTCATTCTCTGTAGACCTATTACTTGCCATTCTCCTTTGAAAGGTTAATATGGTGTTAATTATTGTCTTGCTAGGGTTCCTCTTATTAAGTAAACTAACCGCATATACTAACATTGATTTGAAGTTGCAAAGTACACATCTATAGccgtagtttaaaattaaataaggcaaattttattacaatattgttcagCAACCACTAGGCTTTTCTATCAATATGCCTTTATAATCTCATTACATTACGTTGTAGATTGTGATCCTGTCACTTATGTATTACCGCAGTCTATTATAAAGTGTTAACTCTTTTACCATTGTAGTAAAAGGTTAACCTCCCTTACTCTTATCTATTAATACAGTAATGTCTCGCGATTTGCAACCGGGCTGAAGTTTACAGACGAATGCAAGCTGTTTTGTTTGTCAGTTATCACAACATATGTTCCCGAAGCTCACATAAAAGTAGTCTGGTCAAAACAAAAATGTCCTTCCATTTCGTAAGCCACTCAATTATTATCAAGTTAAttctaatactttaattttaacaagaataatattatttattaaactcaatatttttgaaaacgaaTACTACATTTATTGAAGCCGGTACACATCACTAAATGTAGCAATATATTAATAAGTCAACCACTATATCTCCGTAACCCGATTTGACGTCAAATTCAAATACTAAACACTAAAATACAGCATTTTAtgtctacttttaaaatatgcttaacaCAATTATTAGCAAGTACGTTACTTTAGTAACTATCGAAAAATACGAGATTATAGGAAGAAATAAAATGAGATTATGATTATGAGATAAATGTATATGCTGCGTTTTACAATAATAAGACAGTCAAGGATTGCAGTGAGCTTTGGAAAGGTCATCACAAACTATAGAAACTTAATAAACAGATATTAGTTTCTTTTGTTTGCACATGTTCCACAAATGGCCATATATCAATGATATTAAATCTTAACTTTGCAGTACATAGTGAGTGTGTCGAGTTGTGTCACACAATCGAAGCAATAGACAatcaggatgatgtatctaaatggatacattgCTATGTAAAGGGTTAAAAGTGGCACATTTTACTTTTGCAAAGATACAAGGGTATCTTTTAGACCTTTAAAAATCTGGAGATGGGATGAACGAGCCAACTGGCACAGCTGCCACATCCCGGCAAGGTATTGTACAGTGAAACTTTAAATGCGTTCGGAGCAGtgttataaatgttgtttttttgcCTTGTTAAAAATTCTGGATCCTTATTACAACACTAAAACAACACTGTGAGTTGTCACCACAGGGTCAATACTAAAGTATTGGTGAAGATCTagaatgaaaaactaaatttttttttactagatCATTAATATATTGTCAACACCACTGCAAAGAGGTCAGTACTCCTGTACGTTCATTATCGTTTTTTAACGTATAAAAGTACTACTGCTCTATTACTTCTGAGCCGATTCTCGTATAAAATGAGCAACTTAACATTCAAAtgccttaaaaatataatatatacttgaCATAGCATGAGTTATAGTATATTCTTTTGGGGAGGAGGGAATCATCTcatagcaaaatatttaaaaaaaattcaataaatactttaaggGCAGAAAGATGATGTACTTACGAatagagtaaaacataaaatatatagaaatgaatgCCAATGTTATTATGTTTTGGGAACTGAGCTATTTGcttttgttgttttgttcttatcatgttattttctaacaatttatataCGTTTCTTTAACAAGACAAGGTAGTGTGTCGCAACAggttttgctgaggttgcatggaaaatttagtctatagctcagtttacagttaggctgcatgtgttactatgtcacaaaTTTGGTGTttcttatacagaaatgaagtcctcctccatagactaatggatatagtctcggctctatttaatttaaacagaaagacctgatttaaataattgttccagcctctcaagtgataggctttgctaacggtCAGCTAAAGATATATTCGCTAATACTTGTATGAGTGACTAAGTGGAAATATTTTTAGAGTGGCTAGTAGAAACTCAGAACAACCAACACCAAAACAAACTAGCCATTGAAACAATAATGTGCAATAAGTGTGTAATGCGTATCAGTGTCTTTGCTTAATtcatactttttttgtattttaacagtaACTTCTAAAATAACCCTGAAAGGTATCAATGCCACAGCCAGAATCGAATTTtgcatacaaatatataatttatccaTTAACTATTAAGGGAATTGcaataaaaagaaactttttgACTCTAACTTTGGACACCTGAATATCTAAAAGAACCTCATTCCACAACTGTAACGTATCAAAAattaatacatgtattatattggtttatagagaaaaataaaaatccaagcaGATTAAATTAAACgcaacgtttaaaaatataattttttctaaaaatagaaCCCAC contains these protein-coding regions:
- the LOC124365867 gene encoding pyridoxine/pyridoxamine 5'-phosphate oxidase-like isoform X1; amino-acid sequence: MLVYAVSLLNKRNPSKTIINTILTFQRRMASNRSTENELKVEDMRTKYHEKNQTFLESDLQSKDPISQFKIWFEEAARTPGIAEANAMCVATASKEGRPSARYLLLKGYGMDGFKFYTHYNSRKGKDLEENPWAALTFYWEPLHRSVRIEGRVEKLGAEDSDNYFHSRPRDSQIGSSASKQSSVIESRDVLTEREAELMAQFKGQEIPRPPTWGGYILIPDSMEFWHGHSNRLHDRIRFRRPESRETPDGKFTHIGENGWVYERLSP